AATTGATCAAATAGGCATATGGTCTGAAATCAAACTGGAGATAATTAAAGACTACGCCGGTACTTATACAAGGATAATGAATAACCAGAAATGGTGTAAAGGATATGTCTATATAGACGCCTTTGCAGGTGCGGGAAAGCATATCAGCAAAACAACAGGAGAATCCATTCCGGGGTCTCCGTTAAACGCACTCGGTGTTGTTCCACCATTTACAGAATATCACTTTATTGATCTTGATGAAAAAAGAGCGGATGTTTTTACTAATCCTAAAACAAGCGAGGTTTTTCTATGAGTTGCATAGAGCCCCATCTTATCCATTGACGAATTACATTTTTGCCTGTTAATCTCTCGAAGCGCTGATTTAATAGTATGAATGCCTCGATCAGTCCCATCATAAAAC
This portion of the Nitrospirota bacterium genome encodes:
- the tcmP gene encoding three-Cys-motif partner protein TcmP, yielding MKIDQIGIWSEIKLEIIKDYAGTYTRIMNNQKWCKGYVYIDAFAGAGKHISKTTGESIPGSPLNALGVVPPFTEYHFIDLDEKRADVFTNPKTSEVFL